The following coding sequences lie in one Pseudomonas sp. SL4(2022) genomic window:
- a CDS encoding sulfatase-like hydrolase/transferase, producing MADDFIQQLFTSANQAELELRFVVVVWLFSLSLWLVAMPGLVTALLVVLCTMQLIQLSHISFFGEPLTGPDIVSLFNDFAEVRETGWHSFADHWHVLPSVLLPYALLIFLHRWVPSQIDLPRSRWALLIIVLVLGAKPYRATYRDLSSFMPGPTRSGLHNSFNAFAFYAVRLAFRPVDALPQAPFQPYQVQRQPSTAQHVWLVVADSLRTDRLGVLGYPRNTTPNLSRMASANQLLAKPGIAAGVSTAVSLPNLLNLIREPGQTELLSTQPHNLFSLARQEGFRTHWLSAQESKLLSHLGSRHLDVSITREDHPLLFLKRHDHALIDILKEQQWAMRNFVVLNLRTAHLPYEENYAKHSEPLPLWPADSELPREQRQANAYDNAVGYLDDVLAEIIEQFDQLEGERYLIITGDHGQLLGEDGRWGHNDLLPQVVEVPVLVVARDAPAQHLQVLKEEDWISHYEAGVWLAQRLGWQISNPNQTRGEHFVQGKQLFGDNMIKRVVETPEGLQYDAPRLLSRWLKDLGPTGRARAAGE from the coding sequence CATCCAGCAATTGTTCACATCCGCCAACCAGGCTGAACTGGAATTGCGGTTTGTGGTGGTGGTCTGGTTGTTCAGTCTGTCTCTATGGCTAGTGGCTATGCCCGGCCTGGTAACTGCTCTCTTGGTGGTGCTATGCACCATGCAACTTATCCAGCTCAGTCATATCTCGTTTTTCGGCGAGCCATTGACCGGCCCTGACATTGTCAGCCTGTTCAATGACTTCGCCGAAGTGCGGGAAACCGGCTGGCACAGCTTTGCCGATCACTGGCATGTTCTGCCAAGTGTGCTGCTGCCTTACGCTTTGCTGATTTTCCTGCACCGCTGGGTTCCGTCGCAGATTGATTTACCGCGCAGTCGCTGGGCCCTGCTGATTATCGTTCTAGTGCTGGGGGCCAAACCTTATCGTGCCACCTACCGGGATCTCAGTTCATTCATGCCCGGACCTACGCGCAGTGGTCTGCATAACAGTTTCAATGCATTCGCTTTTTATGCTGTACGTTTGGCATTTCGTCCCGTAGACGCGCTACCACAGGCACCCTTTCAGCCCTACCAAGTACAGCGTCAGCCAAGCACGGCGCAACATGTCTGGCTGGTAGTCGCAGACTCTCTGCGCACCGATCGCCTTGGTGTTCTGGGCTATCCTCGCAATACCACGCCAAACCTGAGTCGCATGGCTTCGGCTAACCAGCTGTTGGCCAAGCCGGGCATTGCTGCCGGTGTTTCCACTGCCGTTAGCCTGCCCAATCTGCTCAATCTGATTCGAGAGCCTGGGCAGACCGAACTATTGAGCACGCAACCGCACAACTTGTTTTCCCTTGCGCGCCAGGAGGGTTTTCGCACCCATTGGCTTTCAGCTCAGGAGTCGAAACTGCTCAGCCATCTGGGCAGTCGCCATTTGGATGTCTCGATTACCCGCGAGGACCACCCACTGCTTTTCCTCAAGCGACACGACCATGCCTTGATTGATATTTTGAAAGAACAACAGTGGGCGATGCGCAATTTCGTTGTTCTCAACCTGCGAACAGCTCACCTGCCTTACGAAGAAAACTACGCCAAACACAGTGAGCCATTGCCCCTGTGGCCAGCGGATTCTGAGCTCCCGCGCGAACAACGTCAGGCGAATGCTTATGACAACGCAGTGGGTTATCTGGACGATGTGTTAGCCGAAATAATTGAACAATTCGATCAGCTTGAAGGCGAACGCTACTTGATAATTACCGGCGATCACGGCCAGTTACTGGGCGAAGACGGACGCTGGGGGCATAACGATTTACTGCCACAAGTGGTTGAAGTTCCCGTGCTGGTAGTGGCGCGTGATGCACCGGCGCAGCACCTGCAGGTGCTGAAAGAGGAAGACTGGATCAGTCACTACGAAGCTGGAGTTTGGCTTGCCCAACGGCTTGGTTGGCAAATCAGCAATCCGAATCAGACCCGCGGCGAACACTTCGTCCAGGGAAAACAGCTGTTTGGCGACAACATGATCAAACGTGTCGTGGAAACGCCAGAAGGCCTGCAATATGACGCACCAAGACTGTTAAGTCGTTGGCTCAAGGATCTTGGGCCAACGGGCAGAGCACGCGCAGCAGGTGAATAA
- a CDS encoding DUF1330 domain-containing protein — translation MPSINPSREQLAAFTAKVADDTPLLMLNLLRFQAQASYASGSSHAPCSGREAYARYSQTALRKVRGVGGEVQVMAAAQAALIAPADERWDELLLVRYPSKAAFLSMLADPEYRAATEHRTAALADSRLIATTPR, via the coding sequence ATGCCCAGCATCAACCCCAGCCGTGAACAACTGGCCGCATTTACCGCCAAGGTGGCGGATGACACACCGCTGCTGATGCTCAATCTGCTGCGTTTTCAGGCCCAGGCCAGCTATGCCAGCGGCAGCAGCCATGCGCCGTGCAGCGGCCGCGAAGCCTATGCACGCTACAGTCAAACGGCGCTGCGCAAAGTCCGTGGCGTGGGCGGTGAGGTGCAGGTCATGGCCGCCGCGCAGGCTGCCCTGATTGCCCCGGCCGATGAACGGTGGGATGAGTTGCTGTTAGTGCGCTATCCCTCCAAGGCGGCCTTTCTCAGCATGCTGGCCGACCCCGAGTACCGCGCGGCGACCGAACACCGTACCGCCGCCCTGGCCGACTCACGCCTGATCGCCACCACGCCACGTTAA